Part of the Streptomyces sp. HSG2 genome, TGGAGTAGTCGACGCGCAACCCCCATTGGGAGCCGTCGCCGACGTACGCGCGGATGATCTCGCCGAGATGACCGATGGCGAGGGTGCAACTGGTGAAGCCCGCCCTGGCGAGCTGGCGCAGTACGATCTCCAGGATGGCGTGCTGGTCGCCGATCGGCACCAGCGGCTTGGGCAGCGCGGTCGTGTAGGGCCGCAGCCGGACGCCCTTGCCGCCGGCCAGGATCACTGCGTGCATGAACTGCTCCTCGTGTCCTCGGGTCCCGCTCGTCCCCGGGTGGACGTGCGGGTCGGGCTCAGATGTTGTAGATACCGGTCTTGTATCGGGCCAGATGGGCGGGGTCGCGGAAGAATTCGACAGTGCGTTCCAGGCCCCGCTCCAGGTCGTGGGCCGGGGACCATCCGGTCGCCTCGGACAGTCGTCGGGCGTCCGCGACCAACCGCATCACCTCGGACTTGGCCGGCCGGATCCGCTCCTGGTCCTCGCGAACGTCGAGGTCGGCGCCCATCACCTTGCCGATGAGGGTGACCAGGTCCCCGACGGAGATCTCCCCGCCGGTGCCCGCGTTGAAGGTCCGTCCGACCACCCGCTCGGCGGGCGCGGTGCCGGCCGCGAGAAACGCCCGCGCGGTGTCGGCGACGTAGGTGAAGTCCCGCGTGGGACGCAGATCGCCCAGGGTGATGGCGCGCTCGCCCGCGGCGACCTGCCCGATCACCGTGGGGATCACCGCTCGCATCGACTGACGGGGCCCGTAGGTGTTGAACGGGCGGAGCACCACCACCGGGGTGTCGAAGCTGGCGTGGTAGCTGTCGGCGAGCCGATCCCCCGCGGCCTTCGACGCGGCGTACGGCGACTGGGTGTTGATGGGGTGGTCCTCGGTGATCGGCACGGTCTGCGCCGTGCCGTAGGTCTCGCTGGTCGAGGTGTGCACCATCCGGGGGGTGCCCGCGGCGCGCACCGCCTCCAGCACGTTGAGCGTGCCGGTGACGTTGGTGTCCACGTAGCTGTGCGGGGCTCGGTAGGAGTACGGGATGGCGATGAGGGCGGCGAGGTGGTAGACGCAGTCGGCGGACTCGACCAGGTGCCGGACGGATCCCGGGTCCCGGACGTCCCCCAGGACGATCTCGACCTGGTCGAGGACGTCGGGGGAGAGCGTCTCCAGCCAGCCGTAGGAGGAGAAGGAGTTGTACTGTGCCATGGCCCTCACCCGGTGCCCGGAGGCGACGAGCGCCTCGGTGAGGTGCGATCCGATGAAGCCCTCGGCACCTGTCACGGCGGCGAGTGGTGCGGTGGTCACACGGGTTCCTTCCGGTAGATCGCGCGTCGATCGGCGCGGGGGTGGGTGGTGTGCGGACGGTGGTGGACTGAGTCCGCCGAGTGGTCCGCGAGAGGTGACGTCGGTGGCGTGTCGGTGCCCGAGGGGTCGGGGTGTCGAGCCCACGGCGACCGCATGTCAGGCGTGCGCGGCCGGGCGGCCGAGGAGTCGGACCGCGCAGACCACCAGGCAGACCCCAGCGACGGCGCAGGTCAGGGGGAGTACGGCGGGGTCGGCGGGCGCATCGGACAGGAGGAAGAGGCCGGCCGTTCCGGCCGCGGCGAGGCAGAGCAGCGCGGGAGGCCAGGCCACTCCGAACGCCTGGAGCAGCAAGGACGTCCACAACACGGCCGCCAGCGACAGGAGGGTCTTCGGCGCCGCGCCGGTCAGTACGGCCGCCGGCACCAGCGGTGCCAGGTACACGAGGAGACACCCGGTCAGCACGAGTGTCGATCGGAGTCGGAACCCGGCCGGTGTGCGGGTGGCCCGCAGCGCCGCGACGGACAACCCGCGGTAGCGGTACAGCAGCCACTCGGCCGGGCCCATGCTCAGGGTCAGGACGATCACCGACCAGAAGTGGCCGCGGCCGGCGAGCAGCACCAGACATCCGGCGGCCAGGCCGAACAACCCGTAGGGCAGGGAGGCCAGGTGGCGGGGACGGACGGCGTCGGCGCCGTCGTCGTCGCGCAGGGCACCGCGCAGAATCCGGCCCGCCGCGACCACGGCGCCGACGAGGGAGAGCGCGGGCAGGGCCACGCTCGGCAGAGGGCCGGGTTCCCACCAGGGCAGGGCCGCCGCCCCCGCGGCCACCGGCACCAACATGGCCAGGAGCAAACGCTCGTGCCCCAGCACGAGCAGCACCATGGCCGCCGCCAGATAGGCCGACTGTCCCGCCACGGCCCCCACCACCGGTCCCCAGCCGCTCACGACCGCCCCGGCGCCGGTGGCCAACGCCGCCCCCGACGGGGCGCCCACCAGCAGGGTGCGGGCCGCCGCCGACCGGCCGCCCGCCAGGGCCAGGTACGCCCGGTGGGCGAGGGCCTGACCCCATGCCCAGGACACGATTCCCGCCACCATCAGCGCGGGTACCCCGCCCGCCGGCAGCATCCGTCCGGCGAGCAGGTACGCCGCCCCCGGCAGCGCGAAGAGGGCACCTCGAAGAGCACAGCGCAGCACGTCGGGGCGCCACGGGTCGGGGACCGACGGCGGTTCGGGGTAGGCGCGGGGAACTCTCTCGTAGAGGGCGGTGGCCAGCGAGAACAGGTCGCGGTGCCCGTACTCCTCACGTACGGCGTCTCCGCTCAGACCCTCGGATTCCAGCAGTGCGGCCACTTCGTAGGGGTGGACGGCCGGCGCCACCCGGTCGGCGAGTTCGGCCGCCAGGCGGTCGACGGCCGCGAGCCGGTGGTCCACGGTCGAAGCAGGAGTGGGCCGCGGCCGGTCGGCGAGCCGCAGGGACAGCGTGTCCTCGCGGCCCGGCGGCTCCATCGACAGGGGACCGCTCACCCGGCCGTACCTCTCAACGGGACGGCGTCGGCATAGGCGACGTCCGCACGGTCCGTGCCGGTGACGTCGCAGACCCCGACGGCGAGTTCCAGGTAGATCGACCGGAAGGTGTCTATGGTCTGACGCAGGGTGAACTGTTCGATCACCCTCAGTCGTGCCGCCTCGCCCATCGCCCGCCTGCGCTCGGCGTCGCGGAGCAGGTCGACGGCGGCGTCGGCCATCGCCGCCGGGTCGCGCGGCGGAACGACCAGCCCCGTGTCGCCGACCGCCTCGCGGACGCCCCCCACGTCCGTGGAGACGGTGGCCCGGCCGCACGACATCGCCTCGATGAGCGTGAACGGGAAGCCCTCGCTGATGCTGGAGAGCATCACCACGTTCCCCGCGGCGTAGGCGTCCTTGATGTCGTCGACCCGTCCCTCGAAGGAGACGGCCTCGCCGTGGCCGAGTTCGGCGGCCAACGCCCGACACCGCTCACGGTAGGCCTCCCCGCCGCGTGGAGTACCGCCGAACAACCGCAGTCGAGCGGCGGGTATCCGTTCGCGGACCAGCGCGAAGGCCCTCACCAGGGTCTCCAGGTCCTTGATCGGGTCGATCCTCCCCGCCCAGCTGAGCACCGGGTCCGCCGGTTCCGGGCCGGCGGGCGGGAACGCGGCGGGGTCCACGCCGTTGTAGACGGTGCGGATGGCCTCCGGCCGGGCGCCGCCGCGCTCCTCCCAGAGCCGGTTGTAGCGGTTGCCCGGTGTGACCAGGGCGGCCTTCCGATAGGTCTCCTCCATCAGCAGCCGGAAGAACCCGAGGACGACCGCCTTCACGGGCCACCGGTACGGCGCGGTGCGGTAGCCGAGATAGCGTTCCCGCAGATACACGCCGTGCTCCGTCAGCAGCAGCGGCACCCCGTGCTGTTCGCGGCCGACCAGACCCGGCAGCACCGCGAGCCCGCCGCTCACCGCGTGCGCCACCCCGCGCTCCGGGCACGGCGCGGCCAGCGGACGCAACGAGTGCTCCAGCAGCGAGATCGCCGTCACCGCGTCGTGCACGGTCGGACGGGCCTCGCGGACGGCGAGACCGGGGCGGTTCCACACGGCGCTGAGGATCGAAACGGCCCGGTCGCCGCGCAGGAACACCCCGAGGGCGCCGTCGCCGGCGTACGCGGCCAGGCTGTACAGGGCGGGCCCGAAGCCGTCCTCGGCCTCGGGGTCCACCAGAGCGGTGAGGAACCGCTCGTAGGCGTCGGCCAGCCGCCGGCCGGCGCGCCCACCGGGCGTGGACCCGGTGGGCGGCGCCCCCCACATCGGTACGGACACGACGCGCGATACGTGGTCGGGCACGTCCCAGACGAACCGTTCGCGTCCGGTGCCCGTCACGGCGACGACCCCGAAGTCGAGGTCCGGCATGCCGGTGACCAACTGGTCGCACCAGACGCTGACGCCGCCGTGACTGTGGGGGTAGGTGCCTTCGGTGAGCAGGGTGACGTGCGCCGCGCCGGTTCGGCGCGCGCCGTACTCAAGGTGCATGGAGGTGCTCCACGGTGAGATGCGGGCGGTCCGATACGGCCTGACTCAGCGCTCTCGGCCGCTCGGGACCGCTCCGACCTCTGGGCCGACCGAGACCGGGTCGGCCGCCGGGCCGATCGGCTCCGGTTCGGCGACCGCTTCCGGGACGCGGGTGTCGGGCGAGGTTCCGGTGGCCTCCTCCGGCGCGTCCGGGTCGGCCGGAACGGTCTCCGGCTCGGCGGCGGACGGCAGGGTGAGCGTCAGGGCGTCGGAGCCGGCGTCGGTCCAGGCGGACCGCGCCCCGGCGTAGGCGTCCCCGTGCGGCGTCCCGTCCTGGAGGGTTCCCTCGGGGACGGTCGTGGTGATCGGGGTGCCCTCCGGTGCCCGCACCGTGACGGTGTCGCCGATGCGGTGGGCCTCCACGTCGCCGGCGGCGACGGCGGACTGCCACTGGTCCCGGCGCCGCAGCTCGACGCCGATGTCCTTCATCCGCAGGTTGACCACTGGGGTGTCGTCGGCGAACAACCCCGCGTAGTCCGCGAGGACGCCGTCGAGCACCGGGTAGGCGATGCGGTCCTCGGCGAGGTTGGACTGGTGGATGAAGTGCGGCCTGGGGTCGTTGCCCAGGACGTGGGAGAGCGCGATCCGCGTCTCCAACGGCACGATGTAGTCGTCGTAGCCGGTCGTGGTGTCCAGCGGGGCCGGAAGGCAGGTGGTGGTGTCCGGGTTGTCCTCGCAGATCCCGCTGCCGCCCTGGGCGCGGCTGGTGTAGATCCAGTTGTACTCGTCGACCTGCTCGACCTCGCGGCCCGCGTTGTAGAAGACGTTCATCGGATAGCGGGAGACCGTGGTGGCGGAGCCCACCTGCCGTTGCGCGGGGTCTCGCGAGTGGTCCGAGGCGAGCCACTCGATGCCGGTGTCGGCGAGCGCCGGGCCCAGGTTCGGGTTGTCCTCCGGCTGCTGGGGCAGGACCCACAGTCCGGAGTGCTCGCCGGTGACGAGTTCGTCGTTCTCCAGCGGAAGCTGGTTCGTCTCGCCCCACACGCGGTTGGTGGCGATCTCGTCGACGATGCCGTTGCGGGACATCCACTCGGTCTCGCCGTCGGCGTCGGTGGCGCACTTCCAGGGAACCACGGTGGTGTCCTGGACACAGCCGAGGAAGGCGTGTGTGTAGGTGTGGTTGATCCACCGGAACTCGTCCCGCGCGGCCACCAGGCTGTCGGTCAGCGGGTCCGCGCCGTCGTTCTCCTCGCGTGTGTCGACGCTACCGGCGGCGTTGTAGGCGAAGTCGAGGGTGAAATCGCGGTCCCGCTGCCAGGCCGTCGCGTGGTCGACGTCGTCCGGGACCATCCGGATCGGGTCGGGGGTGCCCTCGCCCTCGGGACAGTCGACGTCGCCCGGCGTGCACTTCAGCACGGTGTCCCAGCGGTCGTCGGCCGCGAGGACGTCGTCCACGTGTACCGCGAAGTAGTTGCGGGAGGCACCGAGGTGCACCCCGCCGGTCATCCACTCCACGATGCCCCGCGCGAGGAGCCGGAACTGCTGTTGGTACTGGTTGTAGACGAAGGTCACGACCAGCTCGCGGCGACCGTCGTGCTTGTACTCGCCGACGAGCG contains:
- a CDS encoding SDR family NAD(P)-dependent oxidoreductase, which codes for MTTAPLAAVTGAEGFIGSHLTEALVASGHRVRAMAQYNSFSSYGWLETLSPDVLDQVEIVLGDVRDPGSVRHLVESADCVYHLAALIAIPYSYRAPHSYVDTNVTGTLNVLEAVRAAGTPRMVHTSTSETYGTAQTVPITEDHPINTQSPYAASKAAGDRLADSYHASFDTPVVVLRPFNTYGPRQSMRAVIPTVIGQVAAGERAITLGDLRPTRDFTYVADTARAFLAAGTAPAERVVGRTFNAGTGGEISVGDLVTLIGKVMGADLDVREDQERIRPAKSEVMRLVADARRLSEATGWSPAHDLERGLERTVEFFRDPAHLARYKTGIYNI
- the pelF gene encoding GT4 family glycosyltransferase PelF; amino-acid sequence: MHLEYGARRTGAAHVTLLTEGTYPHSHGGVSVWCDQLVTGMPDLDFGVVAVTGTGRERFVWDVPDHVSRVVSVPMWGAPPTGSTPGGRAGRRLADAYERFLTALVDPEAEDGFGPALYSLAAYAGDGALGVFLRGDRAVSILSAVWNRPGLAVREARPTVHDAVTAISLLEHSLRPLAAPCPERGVAHAVSGGLAVLPGLVGREQHGVPLLLTEHGVYLRERYLGYRTAPYRWPVKAVVLGFFRLLMEETYRKAALVTPGNRYNRLWEERGGARPEAIRTVYNGVDPAAFPPAGPEPADPVLSWAGRIDPIKDLETLVRAFALVRERIPAARLRLFGGTPRGGEAYRERCRALAAELGHGEAVSFEGRVDDIKDAYAAGNVVMLSSISEGFPFTLIEAMSCGRATVSTDVGGVREAVGDTGLVVPPRDPAAMADAAVDLLRDAERRRAMGEAARLRVIEQFTLRQTIDTFRSIYLELAVGVCDVTGTDRADVAYADAVPLRGTAG